In the genome of Candidatus Ornithobacterium hominis, the window TTTTTCAAAACGTTGATATTTCACTTGAGTTTCTACATTAATGCCAGTTATTACTTCTAGTTTTTTTGAACGAGCTTGCATAATTCCGCGCATATTTGGAATTTTCAAATCTGCCTCATTCACTATACCTTTTTTACCTGCTATCACTGCTGGTAGCATAAAACTCAATTTTTCTTCTCCTCCATCTATCTCTGATGTCGCATGAGCATCTTTCCCCTCGATTTCCAGTTGTATACAATTATTCACAAACGTATAATCCAACATTGCCGCCAACAGGCCTGGCACCGCTGAACCATTGTAATCAATTGATTCTATACCTGTTAATATCAAATCAAATTTCTTCTCTTTAGCTACTTTTGCAATTTTCTTTGCTGCGGAGAAACTATCTACTGGTTGTGAATCTACTCTTATCGCCTCATTAGCACCTATAGCCAAGGCTTTTCTCATCACAGGTTCTACTTCTGCACCTCCCACAGTCAAAACTGTAACTTCTGCACCTTGCTTTTCTTGAAACCAAATGGCTCGAGTCAGAGAATATTCGTCGTATGGATTGATAACAAACTGAACTCCATTTTTATCAAAAGCTTTAGCATTTTCGGTAAAATTTATTTTAGAGGTCGTGTCTGGAACACTGCTTATACAAACTAATATTCTCATCTATTTACTTTAAACTTAAGCATAAATATACAAAATATTATTTGCTATGCAAGAATAGTTTATGAAATGAGTTCCCTAGCTTGATTCAATGCTGCTTCGCTAATTTCATCTCCGCTAATCATTTGAGCTATTTCGTTTAAACGCTCATTATCAGACAATTTAGAGACATTCGTTGTTGTTTTCTCCCCACTTATCTTTTTCTCTACTTTCAGGTGTTGTTCCCCCAAAGCTGCCACTTGTGGTAAATGCGTAATGGCAATAACCTGAAGATCTTGGCTCATTTCTTTCATCATCTGCCCCATTTGCCCGGCAATCTTCCCCGAAACCCCTGTATCTACTTCATCTAAAATCAAACTGGGCAATGAACGATAGCGCGACAAACTTTTTTTGATGGCTAAAACCAATCTAGAGCGCTCACCACCAGAAACTGACTTTTCTATCGGCGTAAGTTCTAAGCCCGGATTGGCAGAAAATAGAAATTGTATTTGATTCTTCCCATACTGATTAAAATGAGAAATTCTTTCTATTTGGATGGAAATTCTAGATTTACCCATCCCCATTTTTTTTAAGCTTTCTAAAATTTCATTTTCTACATTGGGTATAACCTTTTTCCTCCCTTCAATCAAGATTTCACTGAGGTTCTCTAGTTGCTGAAGCAACTCAACTCTTTTATTATCAAGACGTTGAATATTTTCATTTGACTCAGCTGCTTGCAGTAATTTCTCAGACAATTCATTTTTATAATCAACTAGTTCTGCGATATCATTTTTTTTATGCTTTTGCAGCAAAGCATTTACTTTATTTATTTTTTCCTTTATTTCTTGCTGCAACTCTGGGTTGGGTTCTATATCATCAGCACTATGGCTGATGTCTCTGCTTAGCTCATTGATTTCAATTTTGACATTTTCTATCCTTGATTGAATTTCTTGCCCTAATTTAAAGTAAGTTGAAACTTCTTTTATTTTCATAAACAATTCATTCAGAAGCTGTTCTATCCCTGGCTCTCCGCTGATGAGCACATCCATCTGTGATAAATTCTGAATAATTTGCTCTGCATTTTCTAAACGATTTAATTCTGCTTCTAAATCTTCTAAAACGATGTTTTCTAAGCCCGCAATGCTATCCAATTCTGTGAAAATAAACTCATTTAATTCTCTTTCTTTTTCCCAGGTTTTTTGCTGAAGAATAAATTCTTTTAATTCCATTTCGGTTTGATGAAATTCTGAAAGTAAAGTTTGATATTCTTCTCTTAATTTCAGCTGGTTAGCAAGTGTATCTAGCCAATCAAATTGAAATTCAGCGGTGATGATATTCTCAGAATCAAACTGTGAATGCACATCAATCAAGTGATTAGACAATTCAGAAATCACGCTCAGCGTAGTTGGAACATCATTCACAAAAGCACGGGTTTTCCCAGAGGGTAAAATATCTCTCCGCAGAATACTCAATGGCTCATAATCTAAATCATTTTCTAAAAAAAAGGACTGCAAACCCAAATTAGAAATATCAAATTCTGCTTCGATGACGCATTTTTCTTCAGAATTTTTTAAGGCTTTTAAATCTGCTCTTTCGCCCAATACCAACTTTAACCCACCGAGCAAAATTGACTTCCCTGCTCCAGTTTCTCCCGTAATCGTCGTAAAACCTTGAGCAAAATCTAAATTCAACTCATCGATTAGTGTATAATTTTTGATGAATAAATGTTTAAGCATAGGTTATTTATTCAGTTTTTCCCAAGAATCAGAATAATTCGGGGCAATTTTATGAAGTAAGTTTCTCAAATCTCCAATCGGGAACACGGCTGGTTCTCCTCCGCTAAAAATTTGTGCAATTTCGTTGTTTTTAGCTTGTAACACGTTGTCTAAAAAATAATTTTGTGTGTAGTTATTAGAAAAAATTAGTTTATCTAAGCTTAACAATGCATTTCCTATATTTTTTTTAGCTGAAATTTGATTTTCATGCATAATATCCAAACCTTTTCTATGATATTGGTACATCATCAAGCGAATTGGGGTATTTTGAGAAGCTAAGGTTGAATTCACCAGTGTGAACCGATTTCTTATTCCATCGGTACGACTCCAGCCAGAGAA includes:
- a CDS encoding electron transfer flavoprotein subunit beta/FixA family protein, encoding MRILVCISSVPDTTSKINFTENAKAFDKNGVQFVINPYDEYSLTRAIWFQEKQGAEVTVLTVGGAEVEPVMRKALAIGANEAIRVDSQPVDSFSAAKKIAKVAKEKKFDLILTGIESIDYNGSAVPGLLAAMLDYTFVNNCIQLEIEGKDAHATSEIDGGEEKLSFMLPAVIAGKKGIVNEADLKIPNMRGIMQARSKKLEVITGINVETQVKYQRFEKPEPRSSVRLIDKNNVEELARILHEEAKVI
- a CDS encoding DNA repair protein RecN produces the protein MLKHLFIKNYTLIDELNLDFAQGFTTITGETGAGKSILLGGLKLVLGERADLKALKNSEEKCVIEAEFDISNLGLQSFFLENDLDYEPLSILRRDILPSGKTRAFVNDVPTTLSVISELSNHLIDVHSQFDSENIITAEFQFDWLDTLANQLKLREEYQTLLSEFHQTEMELKEFILQQKTWEKERELNEFIFTELDSIAGLENIVLEDLEAELNRLENAEQIIQNLSQMDVLISGEPGIEQLLNELFMKIKEVSTYFKLGQEIQSRIENVKIEINELSRDISHSADDIEPNPELQQEIKEKINKVNALLQKHKKNDIAELVDYKNELSEKLLQAAESNENIQRLDNKRVELLQQLENLSEILIEGRKKVIPNVENEILESLKKMGMGKSRISIQIERISHFNQYGKNQIQFLFSANPGLELTPIEKSVSGGERSRLVLAIKKSLSRYRSLPSLILDEVDTGVSGKIAGQMGQMMKEMSQDLQVIAITHLPQVAALGEQHLKVEKKISGEKTTTNVSKLSDNERLNEIAQMISGDEISEAALNQARELIS